From the genome of Triticum aestivum cultivar Chinese Spring chromosome 3B, IWGSC CS RefSeq v2.1, whole genome shotgun sequence, one region includes:
- the LOC123066209 gene encoding uncharacterized protein At4g15970-like — protein MLGSPRKQHGGGGGGSHSASFLLGALLPTLLLFFLASDRVGERLTSISTYTLGNNNNGSSSAHREQMTHDANLTDTDTTEERVFPGLAELLPRVATDDGTVIITSVNEAWSRPGSLLDLFRAGFNNGEGIAHLLNHTLIVAVDPGALAHCEAVHPHCYLLEVTSANVSSANRFMTKSYFELVWAKLELQQRVLQLGYSYLFTDVDIMWLRNPFRYISLYADMAVSTDRFNGDAEALTNAPNTGFYYVKSTNRTVEMLRRWRAARSRFPPTHDQAVFDEIKGELAGGELHIRFVFLETALFDGFCQLHDEMDRVCTMHANCCIGLENKVHDLTNMAADWKNYTSLAPAERRGSGRRWTAPDQCEESMRQR, from the coding sequence ATGTTGGGCAGTCCGAGAAagcagcacggcggcggcggcggcggaagccacTCGGCCTCGTTCCTCCTCGGGGCTCTCCTCCCCACGCTCCTGCTCTTCTTCCTCGCCTCCGACCGGGTCGGCGAGCGGCTGACCAGCATCTCCACCTACACCTTGGGGAACAACAATAATGGATCGTCATCAGCTCATCGTGAGCAGATGACCCATGATGCCAACCTCACGGACACGGACACGACGGAGGAGAGGGTGTTCCCGGGGCTGGCGGAGCTGCTGCCGAGGGTGGCCACGGACGACGGGACGGTGATCATCACGTCGGTGAACGAGGCGTGGTCGCGCCCGGGCTCCCTCCTCGACCTCTTCCGCGCGGGGTTCAACAACGGCGAGGGGATCGCGCACCTCCTCAACCACACCCTCATCGTGGCCGTCGACCCCGGCGCGCTGGCGCACTGCGAGGCCGTGCACCCGCACTGCTACCTCCTCGAGGTCACCTCCGCCAACGTCAGCTCCGCCAACCGCTTCATGACCAAGAGCTACTTCGAGCTCGTCTGGGCCAAGCTGGAGCTCCAGCAGCGCGTCCTCCAGCTCGGCTACAGCTACCTCTTCACCGACGTGGACATCATGTGGCTGCGCAACCCGTTCCGGTACATCAGCCTCTACGCCGACATGGCCGTCTCCACCGACCGGTTCAACGGCGACGCCGAGGCCCTGACGAACGCGCCCAACACGGGCTTCTACTACGTCAAGTCCACCAACCGCACGGTGGAGATGCTgaggcggtggcgggcggcgaGGTCGCGGTTCCCGCCGACCCACGACCAGGCGGTGTTCGACGAGATTAAGGGCGAGCTGGCAGGCGGCGAGCTGCACATCAGGTTCGTGTTCCTCGAGACGGCGCTCTTCGACGGCTTCTGCCAGCTCCACGACGAGATGGACCGGGTGTGCACCATGCACGCCAACTGCTGCATCGGGCTCGAGAACAAGGTGCACGACCTCACCAACATGGCCGCCGACTGGAAGAACTACACGAGCCTAGCGCCGGCGGAGAGAAGGGGCAGCGGGCGTAGGTGGACGGCCCCCGACCAGTGCGAGGAGTCCATGAGGCAGCGCTGA